From Actinosynnema mirum DSM 43827, a single genomic window includes:
- a CDS encoding carbohydrate ABC transporter permease has product MSEKRPGFAVYGPLIAFIIASAFPFYWAFLVGSHDDQHFKAEQPWLPGGNFLVNAKDVLDKVEFWKALGNSLIVSGTVTVSVVVLSSLAGFAFAKLRFKGRGPLLVFVVATLAVPTQLGIIPLYMAMAEFGWAGELGAVIVPNLITAFGVFWMRQFIADAVPDELVEAARMDGCSLLSTYWHVCLPAVRPAAAMLGIFTFMTSWNDFLWPLIALNAENPTIQVALEKLKSGYYVNNSLVLAGTTMATIPVLIVFLVLGRQIVAGIMQGAVKG; this is encoded by the coding sequence GTGTCGGAGAAGCGTCCCGGTTTCGCGGTCTACGGACCGCTGATCGCGTTCATCATCGCGTCGGCCTTCCCGTTCTACTGGGCCTTCCTGGTCGGCAGCCACGACGACCAGCACTTCAAGGCCGAGCAGCCCTGGCTGCCCGGCGGCAACTTCCTGGTCAACGCCAAGGACGTCCTCGACAAGGTCGAGTTCTGGAAGGCGCTGGGCAACAGCCTCATCGTCTCCGGCACGGTCACCGTCTCGGTCGTGGTGCTGTCCAGCCTCGCCGGCTTCGCCTTCGCCAAGCTGCGCTTCAAGGGCCGGGGCCCGCTGCTGGTGTTCGTCGTCGCGACCCTGGCGGTGCCGACCCAGCTGGGCATCATCCCGCTGTACATGGCGATGGCCGAGTTCGGCTGGGCCGGTGAGCTGGGCGCGGTGATCGTGCCGAACCTGATCACCGCCTTCGGCGTGTTCTGGATGCGCCAGTTCATCGCGGACGCCGTGCCGGACGAGCTCGTCGAAGCGGCCCGCATGGACGGTTGCAGCCTCCTCAGCACCTACTGGCACGTGTGCCTGCCCGCGGTCCGCCCGGCGGCGGCGATGCTCGGCATCTTCACGTTCATGACGTCCTGGAACGACTTCCTCTGGCCGCTGATCGCGCTGAACGCCGAGAACCCGACCATCCAGGTCGCGCTGGAGAAGCTCAAGAGCGGTTACTACGTCAACAACTCGCTCGTGCTCGCCGGGACCACGATGGCCACCATCCCGGTGCTGATCGTGTTCCTCGTACTCGGGCGGCAGATCGTCGCCGGGATCATGCAGGGTGCTGTGAAGGGGTAG
- a CDS encoding GH1 family beta-glucosidase, with protein MESISFPEGFVWGAATAAFQVEGASKEDGRSPSIWDTFCALPGAVAGGDNGDVAVDHYHRVEQDVAMMADLGLGAYRFSTAWPRIRPDGGEPNQAGLDFYSRLVDTLLERGIDPWVTLYHWDLPQALEDAGGWANRDTAHRFADYAATVVEALGDRVSNWTTLNEPWCSAFLGYAGGIHAPGRQEPAAAVAAVHHLLLGHGLATAAIRSAKPEAKVGITLNMYPIIPADPSSEADLDAVRRLDGLQNRIFLDPLFKGEYPADIVADLAPYGFADHIKPEDLAIISAPLDQLGVNYYTEHFVSSEPAAPSEPKPGRRATGSPWVGAEHVSFPVRDDATRTDMEWEVRPRGIYQLLTRLHEEYPRLPIYITENGAAYRDAVSDDGSVNDPERLAYIDSHLRAAHDAITEGVDLRGYFAWSLMDNFEWAEGYAKRFGIVHVDYGTQVRTPKMSAMWYSEVARGNALPAPSATAAP; from the coding sequence GTGGAGTCCATTTCCTTTCCCGAGGGCTTCGTGTGGGGGGCCGCGACAGCGGCGTTCCAGGTCGAGGGGGCGTCCAAGGAGGACGGTCGCTCCCCTTCCATCTGGGACACCTTCTGCGCGCTGCCCGGCGCCGTCGCCGGTGGTGACAACGGTGACGTGGCCGTGGACCACTACCACCGGGTCGAGCAGGACGTCGCGATGATGGCGGACCTCGGCCTCGGCGCGTACCGCTTCTCCACCGCCTGGCCGAGGATCCGGCCCGACGGCGGCGAGCCCAACCAGGCCGGGCTGGACTTCTACAGCAGGCTGGTCGACACCCTGCTGGAGCGCGGCATCGACCCGTGGGTCACGCTCTACCACTGGGACCTGCCGCAGGCCCTGGAGGACGCGGGCGGCTGGGCCAACCGGGACACCGCGCACCGGTTCGCCGACTACGCGGCCACGGTCGTGGAGGCGCTCGGCGACCGGGTGTCCAACTGGACCACGCTGAACGAGCCGTGGTGCTCGGCGTTCCTCGGCTACGCGGGCGGCATCCACGCGCCCGGCCGCCAGGAGCCCGCCGCCGCCGTCGCGGCCGTCCACCACCTGCTGCTCGGCCACGGCCTCGCCACCGCGGCGATCCGCTCGGCCAAGCCGGAGGCCAAGGTCGGCATCACGCTCAACATGTACCCGATCATCCCCGCCGACCCCTCGTCCGAGGCGGACCTGGACGCGGTGCGGCGGCTCGACGGGCTGCAGAACCGGATCTTCCTGGACCCGCTGTTCAAGGGCGAGTACCCGGCGGACATCGTCGCTGACCTCGCGCCGTACGGGTTCGCCGACCACATCAAGCCCGAGGACCTGGCGATCATCTCGGCGCCGCTGGACCAGCTCGGCGTGAACTACTACACCGAGCACTTCGTCAGCTCCGAGCCCGCCGCGCCCAGCGAGCCCAAGCCGGGCCGCCGCGCCACCGGGTCGCCGTGGGTCGGGGCCGAGCACGTCAGCTTCCCGGTCCGGGACGACGCGACGCGCACCGACATGGAGTGGGAGGTGCGACCGCGCGGGATCTACCAGCTCCTCACCCGGCTGCACGAGGAGTACCCGCGCCTGCCGATCTACATCACCGAGAACGGCGCGGCGTACCGCGACGCGGTGTCCGACGACGGCTCGGTCAACGACCCGGAGCGCCTGGCCTACATCGACTCGCACCTGCGCGCGGCGCACGACGCGATCACCGAGGGCGTCGACCTCCGCGGCTACTTCGCGTGGTCGCTGATGGACAACTTCGAGTGGGCCGAGGGTTACGCCAAGCGGTTCGGGATCGTGCATGTCGACTACGGCACGCAGGTCAGGACGCCTAAGATGAGCGCCATGTGGTACTCCGAGGTCGCCCGCGGCAACGCGCTGCCCGCGCCGTCAGCGACGGCTGCGCCGTGA
- a CDS encoding carbohydrate ABC transporter permease produces MTTDTSVASGRGAAPRPPRRPEGDDSVGLVDPTRRYRFSNLDAKFSPYLFVAPFFVLFTVVGLFPLLYTAYISLFDWEIGLDGEFVGLANYVELLGDPQFWNAMVNTFSIFLMSSVPQIIVAVLIAALLNTALRARTLWRMGVLLPYVASLVALTLIFGDLFGVQYGMINDWLEAVGLDRINWQAERWWSHVAIATMVDWRWTGYNALIVLAAMQAIPRDVYEAAVVDGAGTMRRFFSVTLPMLRPTIIFVVITSTIGGLQIFTEPLLFEPAGGNANGGASNQFQTVMLYMYQAGFGRYELGYASAVAWVLFVVIIAIAGINFMLTRRIASSGED; encoded by the coding sequence GTGACCACCGACACCTCGGTGGCGAGCGGGCGGGGCGCTGCGCCCCGCCCGCCGCGGCGTCCTGAGGGCGACGACTCGGTGGGGCTCGTCGACCCCACCCGCCGCTACCGGTTCAGCAACCTCGACGCGAAGTTCTCGCCCTACCTGTTCGTGGCGCCGTTCTTCGTGCTGTTCACGGTCGTCGGCCTGTTCCCGCTGCTGTACACCGCCTACATCTCCCTGTTCGACTGGGAGATCGGGCTGGACGGCGAGTTCGTCGGCCTCGCCAACTACGTCGAGCTGCTCGGCGACCCGCAGTTCTGGAACGCGATGGTCAACACGTTCAGCATCTTCCTGATGTCGAGCGTGCCGCAGATCATCGTCGCCGTCCTGATCGCCGCGCTGCTCAACACCGCGCTGCGCGCCCGCACCCTGTGGCGCATGGGCGTGCTGCTGCCCTACGTGGCCAGCCTCGTCGCGCTCACCCTGATCTTCGGCGACCTGTTCGGCGTCCAGTACGGCATGATCAACGACTGGCTGGAGGCCGTCGGCCTCGACCGGATCAACTGGCAGGCCGAGCGCTGGTGGAGCCACGTCGCCATCGCCACCATGGTCGACTGGCGCTGGACCGGCTACAACGCGCTCATCGTGCTCGCCGCCATGCAGGCCATCCCGCGCGACGTGTACGAGGCCGCGGTCGTCGACGGCGCGGGCACCATGCGGCGCTTCTTCAGCGTCACGCTGCCCATGCTCCGCCCGACGATCATCTTCGTCGTCATCACCTCGACCATCGGCGGCCTGCAGATCTTCACCGAGCCGCTGCTGTTCGAGCCCGCGGGCGGCAACGCCAACGGCGGCGCCAGCAACCAGTTCCAGACGGTGATGCTCTACATGTACCAGGCGGGCTTCGGCAGGTACGAGCTCGGTTACGCCTCCGCGGTGGCCTGGGTGCTGTTCGTCGTCATCATCGCGATCGCCGGGATCAACTTCATGCTCACCCGCCGGATCGCCTCCAGTGGGGAGGACTAG